One Odocoileus virginianus isolate 20LAN1187 ecotype Illinois chromosome 6, Ovbor_1.2, whole genome shotgun sequence DNA segment encodes these proteins:
- the CEBPE gene encoding CCAAT/enhancer-binding protein epsilon, which yields MSHGTYYECEPRTGQQPLEFSGARAGPGELGDMCEHEASIDLSAYIESGEEQLLSDLFAVKPAPEARGLKGPGTPAFPHYLPADPRPFTYPPHTFGPDRKALGPGIYSSPGSYDPRAVAVKEEPRGPEGSRGASRSGYNPLQYQVAHCGQTAMHLPPALAAPSQPLRVLKAPLAAAAPPCSPLLKAPSPAGPSHKGKKAVNKDSLEYRLRRERNNIAVRKSRDKAKRRILETQQKVLEYMTENERLRSRVEQLTQELDTLRNLFRQIPEAANLIKGVGGCS from the exons ATGTCCCACGGGACCTACTACGAGTGCGAGCCCCGCACCGGCCAGCAGCCACTGGAGTTCTCAGGGGCCCGCGCGGGGCCTGGGGAGCTGGGGGACATGTGTGAGCATGAGGCCTCCATCGACCTGTCTGCCTACATCGAGTCTGGGGAAGAACAGCTTCTCTCCGACCTCTTCGCCGTGAAGCCGGCCCCTGAGGCCCGAGGCCTTAAGGGCCCCGGGACCCCTGCCTTCCCCCACTACCTGCCGGCTGACCCACGGCCCTTCACCTATCCCCCACATACCTTCGGCCCCGACAGGAAGGCCTTGGGGCCTGGCATCTACAGCAGCCCAGGGAGCTACGACCCCAGGGCTGTGGCCGTGAAGGAGGAGCCTAGGGGGCCCGAGGGCAGCCGGGGGGCCAGCCGCAGCGGCTACAACCCTCTGCAGTACCAAGTGGCGCACTGTGGGCAGACAGCCATGCACCTGCCCCCGGCCCTGGCGGCACCCAGCCAGCCACTGCGCGTCCTCAAG GCCCCTTTGGCCGCTGCCGCGCCCCCCTGCAGCCCGCTCCTCAAGGCTCCCTCCCCCGCGGGCCCCTCACACAAGGGCAAGAAGGCGGTGAACAAAGACAGCCTGGAGTACCGGCTGCGGCGGGAGCGGAACAACATCGCGGTGCGCAAAAGCCGGGACAAGGCCAAGCGGCGCATCCTGGAGACACAGCAGAAGGTGCTGGAGTACATGACCGAGAACGAGCGCCTGCGCAGCCGCGTGGAGCAGCTGACCCAGGAGCTAGACACGCTGCGCAACCTCTTCCGCCAGATCCCTGAGGCCGCCAACCTCATCAAGGGCGTGGGGGGCTGCAGCTGA